In Magnetococcales bacterium, the DNA window TCAGCTCCCTGGATCCCCGCCTTCGCGGGGATGACGAGTCAGGGAAGAGTGTCCAATTTTGAGATAGAACTGCTATATCAAGCTCAGGGTATCAAGCTCAGGGAAAAGGGCTGCACAGGGGAGAGAGTGCTCTGGAAAAAGTCATGCAGGGGGAAATCAGGAAGGGGGACGGCTCAAAAAAACATCTTCTCAAACAACGCAATACGGATAAAAACTCAGCGCTTGGGGGGATCAGCCACTTTGGCATAGAGCAGATGATGGGTACCACGGCCTGCTGCCAAACCCTTTTCCTGAAACCGGGTCTCGATCCACCCCTCCGGTTCCGGAGCAAAACAGCCAGACCCCACCTGGTTGGCAAAGCAGGGATGTTTTTCCAGCATCTCCAACATCCACTCCCCATACTCCGCCCAATCCGTAGCGAGACTCAAAAGCCCCCCTTGCCGCATACCCAGAGCCAGGCAATCCAAAAATTCAGGTTGGATAAGTCTGCGTTTATGGTGGCGTTTTTTGGGCCAGGGATCGGGAAAGTTGATGATGACGCGATCCAGACTGGTTGGGGGAATTTCCTCAACGATGGCAGACTGGGCAGGCTCTTTGGAGATGCGGACATTGGTCAGACCCGCAGGCTCCACCTTGCGGATCAACCCTGCCACCCCCTCCAAAAAAACATCGATACCAATAAAACGATCCCCTGGATATCTCTTGGCCAGATCAGTCAAAAACAGACCGTTGCCGAAACCAATCTCCAATACCAAGCGACCCGAATCAGGATCCGCCCCCAGAAGCCCCATCAGCTCCCGGCGATCCCCCGCTTTGGGAATCTGGTAGCGGGGCAAGGTGTCGAGAAGCCAATCCACTTCCCTGGTTTTCAGACGACCTTTTTTGCGCCCATGAATCTTGAGCCGCCCTCTCTCCTCAGAAGCACCGGCATCCACCGTGAAATCATCAACCGGGTCACTCTCCCCCCTGCCACCCGAATCGCCTCCCTCTGCCCCAGCTGTTTCACTCATGCCCCTTTACCGGACCGTTCCAAAAGTACCCGATCCATGGTCTCTCCCAGCAAGGGAAAGCGGGCTTTGAACATGTCGTAGGCGGCATCGGCAAAAACGCGGATTTCATACTGGGCTTCGGGCTTGCGGCGCAGATCGAAAAAATTCATGAGGGAACGAAAGTTGATGGTCCAGTAAAGATCGGAATAGGTGGAAACCGGCATGGCGTTGCGAAGCAGCTCCCGGGATCTGGCCCGATAAGGGTTACGCCCCCCCTGTATTTTGGGAATCTCCCCCCGCTCTTCGGCGTCACTCACCCGCTTGCAGCTCTCTTCATACTCTTTCTGATAAAAGCTGTGGAGGGTTTCGATCAACGCCTCATAACGGGCCACCTGTTCCTCGTCCATCACCTCGAAGCCATCCACGGTGCGGGCCTGTTGGTCGGGGATATAAAAGGCCGGGATGGGCTGGCGGTAACGCTGGGAAAATTCGTTGAAAGAGCTGATCCGATGACGCATCCACTGGCGAAAAACAAAGATGGGCGCGATCACCCGCCAACGAAAATGGACCGACTCGAAGGGGGTGCCGTGATTGTGGTAGAGAAGATGATAGAGGAGCTGCCTCTCCCGATCGGTAAAGTCAGCCAAACTGGAAACCCGCCGGTTGGTAGTGGAGATCCGGGCGGTGTTGATGATGGTGGCCTCATCCCCCCAGGAATCCTCCAGCTCGATAAAGCCAAAATTACCCACTTTCCGGGCAAACTCAGGGTTCAACCCGATCCGGGTCTCCATCTCCTGGGCCAGCTCCTGGGCGACCTCGGATTGAAAAGATGATGGCGTCTCTGGCATGGGAGTCAATTCCGTCTCTAGGGATATTTGGTTTTCATTAAAAGTTCAAAAGCCACTCGGTTGCGGGTGGCTTTTGTTGTCTGAGGTATGGCCTGGGTAGCTGGTAGGGCCGGCTGTAAGATCTTTTCCCCATCACCCAGGTTGGATTCATCAACATGGCGCTTCAGCCAAATGGCAATCTGCCACCATTCAATCCCAAAGATCCACATCCCCCTCGTCATCTTCATCCTCTTCTTCCAGCTTTCCTTGAGCCACGAGGGTTTGATAGACCTGGACCTGATTGCGACCATTTTCCTTGGCGTAATAGAGCGCTTTATCCGCCTTGTCGATGAGGGTGGTAGAGACTTCATCGGCGCTTAAAATGACGGTACCGATGGAGACAGTCACCCGCCCAACCTGGGGAAAGGGATAGGCTGCGACCATGTTGCGAAACCGCTCCAGGGCGGCAAGCCCCTCTTTTTCAGTGACATCGTTGACCAGGACGATAAATTCCTCCCCCCCGAAGCGGAACAGAAAGTCGGATAGTCGGAAACACTGTTCCATCAACCGGGCAAAAAGAATAAGCACTTCATCACCAATCAAGTGGCCAAAATTGTCGTTGACCCGTTTGAAATGATCGATATCCAAAACCGCGAGATTGGCCCCCTTGTCTTCGTTATCCCGCCGCCGCTTGAGGCCCCTTTGATAGGCCATGAGAATTTTGTTGATTTTATCGTCGAAGGATTGGCGATTGAGCAGGCCGGTCAGGGGATCCCGTTCCTTCTTCTGGATCATGGAGATCTGGTTGCCAAAAATCCGCAAGAAAAAATGAACCAGCTTTTGGGTGCCTGATGCATACTTGTCACAGTCGAGAACCAGAAATCCCTGAAAATTATCTACTTTTATCGGATGAACCACCAAAATGGGGCCGTCCCCTGCCTGTTTCAGAACCACCTCCTGCCCCAAATCCATCGCCTCTGCCAGCCCTTCCACCTGGGACATCGGGATAAATTCTTCGTTAGGATTGAGCAGCAAGAGCACCTTCCACTGATTGCCCTCCCCCTCTTCAGCATTTTTCTCTTGCCGCCCCTGATAAAAACGAATGTTGGATACCGGCACCAGAATCGCCAGGTTTCTGACCAGAACATGAACCAGGCTCTGCTCATCCCCCTGGCCAGTCATCTCCACCACTGCCCCACGCAGGCGGGCATCAAATTTCAGAATATCCTCAGGCACGATTCAACTCTTTCCGTTGGCTTTACTTCATGATGACACCTGATTTTTTAGATCCAAAATCAGTTCTCTTCAAGGGGTTGCATCTTTTTATGGGCTTGCAAAAGCAACTCCGGAATCGCCAGTCCCTGGGGGCAGCGGGGCAGACACTCCCCACAACGGCTACATTGATCCCCCTTGGCCCCGGGAATCCAATGGTCATTGGGCTTCATGAGACCATATCGAAACCGGGCGTGGGGGACCATATTGAACGTATCCGCCATCTGAAACAATCGAAACATTTCCGGAATGTCGATCTTTTCCGGACACGGCAGGCAGCGGGTGCAGATCCCGCACCTGGAAAGGGGGGATTGAGCGGTTTCCCGAGCCAGTGCCAGAGCGGCTTTGCGCTCATTCTCTCCCCAATAAGGGGGATTCCCCAGGCTGGTGAGATGAATATCCAGATGCTCCGGCAAACTCGGCCCGACACTCAAAATGTGCACCTCGGGCTGAGAGAGCAGCCAACGCTCATTATACTGTACCGGGTGTAGGGGAGAGGTGAGGGATTGGAGCTTGGCAGGGGGTGTATAGAGTCCCCCCCCTTTTTCATTGGGAGAGATAATAAAAACCCCCATATCCCGGGCTGCGGCCAGGGCGACCGCCACCCGATTGGCCGGTCGAAAAGCATAATAGTGGAGATTGACGAAATCGAAAGCACCGCTGGTGATGGCGTCGAACAGTACTGGTGGGGGGGCGTGGCTGGAAAATCCCAAATGCCCGATCAACCCCTCTTCCCGCATTCGCTCCAGGGCCTGAAAACACCCCCCCGGACGCAAAGCCAGC includes these proteins:
- the trmB gene encoding tRNA (guanosine(46)-N7)-methyltransferase TrmB, giving the protein MSETAGAEGGDSGGRGESDPVDDFTVDAGASEERGRLKIHGRKKGRLKTREVDWLLDTLPRYQIPKAGDRRELMGLLGADPDSGRLVLEIGFGNGLFLTDLAKRYPGDRFIGIDVFLEGVAGLIRKVEPAGLTNVRISKEPAQSAIVEEIPPTSLDRVIINFPDPWPKKRHHKRRLIQPEFLDCLALGMRQGGLLSLATDWAEYGEWMLEMLEKHPCFANQVGSGCFAPEPEGWIETRFQEKGLAAGRGTHHLLYAKVADPPKR
- the thyX gene encoding FAD-dependent thymidylate synthase, translating into MPETPSSFQSEVAQELAQEMETRIGLNPEFARKVGNFGFIELEDSWGDEATIINTARISTTNRRVSSLADFTDRERQLLYHLLYHNHGTPFESVHFRWRVIAPIFVFRQWMRHRISSFNEFSQRYRQPIPAFYIPDQQARTVDGFEVMDEEQVARYEALIETLHSFYQKEYEESCKRVSDAEERGEIPKIQGGRNPYRARSRELLRNAMPVSTYSDLYWTINFRSLMNFFDLRRKPEAQYEIRVFADAAYDMFKARFPLLGETMDRVLLERSGKGA
- a CDS encoding GGDEF domain-containing protein, which codes for MPEDILKFDARLRGAVVEMTGQGDEQSLVHVLVRNLAILVPVSNIRFYQGRQEKNAEEGEGNQWKVLLLLNPNEEFIPMSQVEGLAEAMDLGQEVVLKQAGDGPILVVHPIKVDNFQGFLVLDCDKYASGTQKLVHFFLRIFGNQISMIQKKERDPLTGLLNRQSFDDKINKILMAYQRGLKRRRDNEDKGANLAVLDIDHFKRVNDNFGHLIGDEVLILFARLMEQCFRLSDFLFRFGGEEFIVLVNDVTEKEGLAALERFRNMVAAYPFPQVGRVTVSIGTVILSADEVSTTLIDKADKALYYAKENGRNQVQVYQTLVAQGKLEEEDEDDEGDVDLWD
- a CDS encoding aldo/keto reductase, producing the protein MEYRRFGKTALDLSVFSVGTMRFLHGWDEPHDHLPDDSLENTREVLQAAFDVGINLIETAHGYGKSERLIGQTLPHLRPPGVDWHIMTKAKPTESAGEMRRQVEQSLERLKVDRVALFAFHGVNTRDHLELALRPGGCFQALERMREEGLIGHLGFSSHAPPPVLFDAITSGAFDFVNLHYYAFRPANRVAVALAAARDMGVFIISPNEKGGGLYTPPAKLQSLTSPLHPVQYNERWLLSQPEVHILSVGPSLPEHLDIHLTSLGNPPYWGENERKAALALARETAQSPLSRCGICTRCLPCPEKIDIPEMFRLFQMADTFNMVPHARFRYGLMKPNDHWIPGAKGDQCSRCGECLPRCPQGLAIPELLLQAHKKMQPLEEN